From a single Equus asinus isolate D_3611 breed Donkey chromosome 2, EquAss-T2T_v2, whole genome shotgun sequence genomic region:
- the HIF1AN gene encoding hypoxia-inducible factor 1-alpha inhibitor, with translation MAATAAEAAASGSGEPREEAEALGPAWDESQLRSYSFPTRPIPRLSQGDPRAEELIENEEPVVLTDTNLVYPALKWDLEYLQENIGNGDFSVYSASTHKFLYYDEKKMANFQNFKPRSNREEMKFHEFVEKLQNVQQRGGEERLYLQQTLNDTVGRKIVMDFLGFNWNWINKQQGKRGWGQLTSNLLLIGMEGNVTPAHYDEQQNFFAQIKGYKRCILFPPDQFECLYPYPVHHPCDRQSQVDFDNPDYERFPNFQNVVGYETVVGPGDVLYIPMYWWHHIESLLNGGITITVNFWYKGAPTPKRIEYPLKAHQKVAIMRNIEKMLGEALGNPQEVGPLLNTMIKGRYN, from the exons ATGGCGGCGACAGCGGCTGAGGCCGCGGCCTCGGGCTCTGGAGAACCCCGGGAGGAGGCCGAAGCCCTTGGCCCCGCCTGGGATGAGTCCCAACTGCGCAGTTATAGCTTCCCGACCCGGCCCATCCCGCGTCTGAGTCAGGGCGACCCTCGGGCGGAGGAGCTTATCGAGAATGAG GAGCCTGTAGTACTGACCGACACAAATCTTGTGTACCCTGCCCTGAAATGGGACCTGGAATACCTGCAAGAGAATATTGGCAACGGAGACTTCTCTGTGTACAGTGCCAGCACCCACAAGTTCTTGTACTATGATGAGAAGAAGATGGCTAATTTCCAGAACTTTAAGCCGAGGTCCAAcagggaagaaatgaaatttcATGAGTTTGTTGAGAAACTGCAGAATGTACAGCAgcgaggaggggaagagag GTTGTATCTGCAGCAAACACTCAATGACACTGTGGGCAGGAAGATTGTCATGGACTTCTTGGGTTTTAACTGGAACTGGATTAATAAGCAACAGGGAAAGCGTGGCTGGGGGCAGCTGACCTCCAACCTGCTGCTCATCGGCATGGAAG GAAATGTGACACCTGCTCACTATGATGAGCAGCAGAACTTCTTTGCTCAGATAAAAGGCTACAAGCGATGCATTTTATTCCCTCCGGATCAGTTTGAGTGCCTCTACCCATATCCTGTGCATCACCCATGTGACAGACAGAGCCAG GTGGACTTTGACAATCCCGACTACGAGAGGTTCCCCAATTTCCAGAACGTGGTTGGTTACGAAACAGTGGTTGGCCCTGGTGATGTTCTTTACATCCCAATGTACTG GTGGCATCACATAGAGTCATTACTAAATGGGGGGATTACCATCACTGTGAACTTCTGGTATAAG GGGGCCCCCACCCCTAAGAGAATTGAATATCCTCTCAAAGCCCATCAGAAAGTGGCCATAATGAGAAACATTGAGAAGATGCTTGGAGAGGCCTTGGGGAACCCACAAGAG GTGGGGCCCTTGTTGAACACAATGATCAAGGGCCGATACAACTAG